A genomic stretch from Effusibacillus pohliae DSM 22757 includes:
- the rmuC gene encoding DNA recombination protein RmuC, whose translation MSELLLILSIAFNGVVLLILLVKKSAPPASEHLREQLALLEKGIDKLEQALRDELARNREEASRSAKLVREEITHSFANLSHTLLSNLGELATQQKNLLDSFSRQLAELTQMNEQKLEKVRGTVEQKLTLLQEDNNRKLEQMRQTVDEKLNETLEKRLGESFKLVSERLEQVHKGLGEMQTLASGVGDLKKVLTNVKTRGTLGEIQLENLLEQILTAEQYDKQVAIKRGSGERVDFAIKLPGKDDSQKQVWLPIDCKFPLDDYQRLLDAQEAGDLQAANEAAKLLENRIRQEAKAIQEKYIQPPQTTDFAILFLPIEGLFAEVLRRSGLWETLQRDYRVIVTGPTTITALLNSLQMGFRTLAIQKRSSEVWQLLGAVKTEFARFGAILEKTQKKLQEASNTIEDAAKKSRTIERKLRTVEELPAGEADRLLQELEIAGVE comes from the coding sequence GTGAGCGAACTGTTACTGATTCTGTCAATTGCGTTCAATGGTGTGGTGCTGCTGATCCTGCTCGTGAAAAAATCGGCTCCGCCTGCATCCGAGCATCTTCGGGAGCAGTTGGCGCTACTCGAGAAGGGAATCGACAAATTGGAGCAAGCGTTGCGCGACGAACTGGCACGCAACCGGGAAGAAGCGAGCAGGTCGGCGAAACTGGTGCGGGAAGAGATCACCCATTCGTTTGCCAATTTGAGCCATACGCTGCTTTCGAATCTGGGCGAGCTGGCGACGCAGCAGAAAAACCTGCTGGACAGTTTTTCCCGGCAACTGGCGGAACTGACGCAGATGAACGAGCAGAAGCTGGAAAAAGTCAGAGGCACGGTGGAACAGAAACTGACCCTGCTGCAGGAAGACAACAACAGGAAGCTGGAGCAGATGCGGCAGACGGTCGACGAGAAGCTGAACGAAACGTTGGAGAAGCGGCTTGGCGAATCGTTCAAGCTGGTGAGCGAGCGATTGGAGCAGGTGCACAAGGGGCTCGGCGAGATGCAAACGCTCGCGTCCGGCGTCGGCGACCTGAAAAAGGTGCTGACTAACGTCAAAACGAGGGGTACGCTGGGTGAAATTCAACTGGAAAATCTGCTGGAGCAAATTTTGACGGCCGAGCAATACGACAAGCAGGTGGCCATCAAACGGGGAAGCGGCGAGCGGGTCGATTTCGCGATCAAGCTGCCGGGAAAGGACGACAGTCAAAAACAGGTCTGGCTGCCGATCGATTGCAAATTCCCGCTGGACGATTACCAGCGGCTGCTCGATGCGCAGGAAGCAGGGGATTTGCAGGCGGCCAACGAAGCGGCGAAACTGCTGGAAAACCGCATCAGGCAGGAAGCGAAGGCGATTCAGGAAAAATACATCCAGCCGCCGCAGACGACCGATTTTGCCATCCTGTTCCTGCCGATCGAGGGGCTGTTCGCGGAAGTGTTGCGCCGCTCCGGCCTGTGGGAAACGCTGCAGCGCGATTACCGGGTGATCGTCACCGGGCCGACCACCATCACCGCCTTGCTGAACAGCCTGCAGATGGGGTTCCGCACACTGGCCATCCAAAAGCGTTCGAGCGAGGTGTGGCAACTGCTTGGCGCCGTGAAAACGGAATTTGCCCGCTTTGGCGCCATTCTGGAGAAAACGCAGAAAAAGCTGCAGGAAGCAAGCAACACGATCGAGGACGCCGCCAAAAAGTCCCGCACGATCGAACGCAAACTGCGTACGGTGGAAGAATTGCCGGCGGGAGAGGCGGACCGCCTGCTGCAGGAGCTGGAGATCGCGGGGGTGGAGTAG